The region ATGAGGTGCGGCTCGACGGCCGCGCGCAGCGAATCGGGGTCGAACATCGTGTGGTGGGCGTTCCAGATCCACAGCGGCACGCCGTGGCCGTCGACGCCCTGGTGGGCGGCACGCTCGGAGTGCCCGCCCAAGATCCAGTGATTGGCCTCGGCGGTGTCGATCTCGCCGGCGACCCACTGGGCGGCGACGAACTTCGCGTCGGGGACGCCGATGTCGACGGCGGCGCCGGGTTTGAGGACCCGGGCCCACTCGCGCAGCGTCTGGTCGATGAGTTCGTAACTCTGGTGCTCGAGCACGTGGTTGGCGCGTAGCGCGTCCAGCGAGCCGGTCCTGAAGGGCAGCCGGTCGATCCGGCAACGCACCTCGATGTCGGGCAGCGCCAGCAGGTCGACGTGCAGGTCGTAATCGGGGTGCGGCTTCTCCCCGGCGCCGATCTCGAGCCTCATCGGCCGGGCGGGGTGATCGTGTCGATCGGCTCGGCCGGTCGCCCGGCCACCACCGTGTAGGGCTCGACGTCCCCGCGCACCAACGAACCGGCGGCCACCACGGCATGCTCGCCGATGGTCACCGGGCCGAGCACCAGGACATGGCTGGCCAGCCAGACCCCGTCGCCGATCACCACATCACGGCCGGAGCGCGGGAAGGTGAGCTGGCGCTCGCGGCCGAACTTCTCGATGTCATGGGTGCCGGTGAGCACCGCGACGTCATGGCCGAAGAACGCGTACTCGCCGACGGTGATCGTGCCGCCGGACAGGTTGAACAGCGCGTTGTTGACCACAGCGGTGTCCGACAGGTGCAGCCGGGACCGGTCGCCGTGCCAGCGGGGCCGGTAGAGCGCGTCCAGCTTGAGCTGCTCGACCTGCGCAGCCAGCTGCTCGGCCACCAAAGCGCCGATAGGACCGCGCAGCACTCCGGCGATCAGCCGGTCACGCAGTCGCATGCGCCGTTCCCCCTGTCAAACGCCGAACCCGGATGGTGACACATAGGCGCACCCGAGAGGAGTAGACCGAGCCGCCGGCGAAGGGCGTCCATCCCGAAATGCTCCCGTGCGATGGCTTCGTTGTGGTCCAGCAGGCCCGGATCGGGATCGGCCAACCAGGCTCGCAGCGACTCGGGATCCGTCGCGCAGAACCAACGGAACCCGTACTCCGCGAGCTCGCGGGCCACCGGGAAGTCTCCGACCGCGATGGGGCGGCGGTGCAGCGCCGATTCGATCAACGGCAGCCCGAAGCCCTCCCAGGACGAGGGCAGCACCACCGCGTCGCAGGCCGCGTAGGCGCACGCCATCGTCACGCCCGCCGGTAGCCGGCGCCGCACAGGCACAGGGCTCGCCTGCAGCAGGGCGTCGAGTTCGCGCTGATAGCCGTCCTCGGCCGGGCCGGTCAGCCAGAAGGTGCCGCCGAGGGCCGCGGTCAGGGCCAGCCCGACGGCGATGTTCTTCCGGGCGATCGCCCGGGTCGGCTGCAACACCAACGGGCCGTCCCCGTCCACACGGAGGCGCCGGCGCACCCGGTCCCGATGCTCCGGGGGCAGGGCCGATCCCTGAAGCCGTGATAGATCGTGGTCGCCGCGATCCCGCGGTCGCCCAGCGCGCGGCGGGCCAGCTCGTTGATCGTCACGTGGGTCCACCTCTGGTCTCTCGGGGGCCAGTCGAGGATGTCGGCGTAGCGCTCGCGTTCCCACGGGAGGTCGTGGTGGCGCAGCACCGCGGGCCGCCCGGCCAGGTAGGCCGCGACCGCCTCACCCACCTGGCGGTTCACCGGCAGTGAGCACACGTTGTCCACGATCACCACGTCGACGTCATCGAGGGCGGCGGCCAAGCTGCGGCGGGGCGGAGGACGCGGCGCGTCCAGGGACAACCCCGGCACCATGACGTCTGCCCGGCCGGCCCCGGCTACCGTGTGCACCTGCATCCCCAGGGCGCGCAGCGTGGTCAGCCACTGGGCGGCGGTCACCGACACGCCGTCGGCCATGCCGAAGCGGTAGGACAAGATCGCCGCCCGGCGCCCGACGAGTTCGAACATCGTCATCTCCCGTGGTCGCAGTGGCAGGTCCGTTTCCCGGGGCGGTGGGCCATGCGGCTTCCGCCGGGGTCACCGCTGCTGCGCCGTTTTCCGCTGCTGAATCACCTGCGTCCATCGCGCCGTCGCCACCACATCAGCCACTGCAAATCCGCCCGGCTGTCCCCAGCACCGGCCACCCGTCGGAAAGCAACGAGGTAGGACGGCCGGATTCACCACGTGAAAAGAGTTCCCGAACCTGTCCGACGTCACCACCGCCTATCGGCTGGTGTCCCGTGGTGCCCCCCGTCTTCGGTGGCCCGGGCCGCATGGCCTCGACGGGATCGCTACCTCCGGGCCTGCCGTCCTCTCTACTCTGAGCGTTCCCAGCGGCCTGGGTTCGGGCAGTTGGCTGCTCGGACATCGTTGGCTGCCCTTCTTCACCCGGTCCCTCGTCGCCCCGGCTCGAGACGGACTTCCCCCTGTGCAAGATCGACAACCGCTTCAATCCATTCCGGAGGGTAAGGCCTCGTGATGGCCGGCATTACCCACCTGCTCATCCACGCGGGGTGCGTCGAGCGACGAACCGGCATCCACCTCGGCCTACTTCAACTCGCCTGCGCGCCGATCCGTCCTCCTGACCCGAGGCCCCGTTGGCGGAGCTACAGTTGCGCGGCGGCGCGGTTCCTTGGTTACCGCTTCTGTCCGCGGCGTAGACATTCGCGCGAAGCGGCACGAGCCGGGCCACCTTCTTGTTCTGGAGAGTTCCGGCCCATTGTCGAAGGCGCGCAGCGGAGACGGCTTGTCGGGCGGCCCAGTGAGGAAGCAGGGGACACGCTCACCCGAGATCATCCAGCGAACCGCGCACAGCTCCCCGATCCTCGGGCCCGAGCCGATCGCGAAACGGATCAGGTCGGGCAGGTCTGCGCCGGCGGCGATCTTGTCCGCGGATCATGCGGCGGGTGTCGGCGGAGTGGCGCAACTTCTCGGCGGTCGTGCCGTCGTGCTGCTCGACGACTCGCCGGGCCCGCTCCAGGCAGAAGAAGAACGCGTCGAGGAGGGCGACATCACACTCGACGAGCCCCGGCTCACAGTTCGGTCTGTAGCTCCTGCTGGGCGGCTGCGCGGGATGTGCCCCAGCGCTCGACCAGTCGGGTCACGCCATCGAGGTCACGGAAGCGGCAGGGGCGACCCACCTGCCGTTGTCACGGACGACCTTGATCGACCAGTGATCTCCGAGGGCGAGCGGGGGACGGGCCATGGCGGCGACTCCGGAGAGGGTCTCCGTGGGGTCTTCGACAGGTTTGATCTCCAGAAACGCCAGCAGAGGTCGGGGACATGTCCCCGACCTCTGCCGTTGGTACGTCGCCGGGGACTTGAACCCCGAACCCGCTGGAGGGGAGTCGGGTACTCACTCGCGATCCCCGGAACTCGTTCCTGCTGGCCAGACGCTCTTCCAGCCGCCTGTCGATCATCAGTGGAGATGCCTATCCGACACAGTGATCGGTTGTAAGCGGTGACCAAAACGGTGACCGGTGAACCCGGCGGGGGTGGCCTGGTCGACCTGCGGGTCGACCACCCAGTCGCTCGGTCTCGTAGGCTCAGCGGCGATGTCGGCGACGCGCTTGCTGGTACTGGGGATCGTTCGCGGGTACGGGCGTGCCCACGGCTACCGGATCGGCAACGACCTGCTGTCGTGGGGCGCCGACGAGTGGGCGAACGTGAAGTGGGGCTCGATCTACCACGCGTTGCACTCGCTCACGGAGGCCGGCTACCTCCGGGACTTCAACGACATGCCGGGGCGCACCGAGTACGAGCTCACCGAGCGCGGTGAGGCCGAGTATATGAAGCTGCTGCGCGACGCGCTGCGCCGTCCACAGCCACGTCCCGACGCGTTGGGCGCCGCGCTCGCGATGCTGCCGTCGCTGTCCCGCGACGAGGCGATCGCGCTGTTGCGGGAGCGCCTCGGGGCGCTGGAGACCGCGCGCGACAAGGCGCGCGCGCAGGTCGACGCGCTGGTGGACCCGCCGCACGTGCGAGAGCTGTTCGGCATGTGGGAGCACAGCGCGGCGAGTAGCGCCGAGTGGACGCGCGGCGTGATCGAGCGCATCGAGGGCGGCGCGTACCCGATGACGGGCGAACCGCGCTCGCCGGGCAAGCCCGGCAGCTGGGACGCGTTGAAGTTCCCGCCGTATCCGCCGCGATAGTCGGGGGCGCTTGGTAACACCCGTCCGGTTCGTGGCGACTCAAGTTTGCATACCCCCTTCCCGGTGAGGCATCCTCGTCGGGCAGGGTTCAAACTTGAGTATCGGGAGGGACATGGTTGCCGCTGTGAGCGCCGAGGCGCTCCGCAAGCGCTACCCCGGGTCCGACCAGCCCGCGCTCGACGGGTTCGACCTGTCCGTGCCGCCGGGCACGGTGCACGGCCTGCTCGGCCCGAACGGCGCGGGCAAGACCACCGCCGTCCGCATCCTCACCACGTTGCTGCGCGCCGACGGCGGGCGCGCCGCGATCGACGGGTTCGACGTCGCCACGCAGGGCGCGGACGTGCGCAGGCGGATCGGGCTGGTCGGCCAGTACGCCGCGGTCGACGAGATCCTCGACGGCCGCACCAACCTCGTGATGTTCGGCAGGCTCTTCCACCTGTCCCGGGCCGACGCGCGCCGGCGGGCCGACGAGCTGCTCACGCGGTTCGACCTCGCCGACACCGGTACCCGGTCGGTCGGGAGGTACTCCGGCGGCATGCGGCGGCGGCTCGACCTGGCCGTCAGCATGATCCTCGCGCCCGCGGTGCTGTTCCTCGACGAACCGACGACCGGGCTCGACCCGCGCAGCCGGGCCGGGGTCTGGGGCGCGGTGCGTGCGCTCGTCGCGGACGGCACGACGGTCCTGCTCACCACTCAGTACCTGGATGAGGCCGATCAGCTCGCCGACCGGATCTCGGTGCTCGCCGCGCCGAAGGGCGGCGGCGGCCGCGTGGTCGCCGAGGGCACGCCGGACGAGCTGCGCTCGCGGATCGGTGGGGACCGGATCGAGGTCGTGGTCCACCACGCGTCCGACCTGCCGCGCGCCGTCGCGCTCGTCGGACGGGTGGCCGGCACCACCCCGGCGGCCGAGCAGGCGACCCGCAGGGTGACGGCCCCGGTGAGCGACCGCATGGAGGCGCTCACCGCGGTCGTGCACGGGCTGCAACACGAGGGGATCGATGCGGAGGACCTCTCCGTGCGCCGCCCGACGCTCGACGAGGTGTTCCTGCAGCTGACGACGGCGACGGGGGTGGCGGCGTGACCGTTGTCCCCGCACCCGGGTCTCGGCTGGGCTGGGCGCTCACCGACGCCGGCACGCTCACCCGCCGCTACCTGGCCCACCTGCGTCGCCAGCCCGAGCAGCTCGTCCTGACGATCGGGTTCCCGATCGTCATCCTGCTGATCTTCGTGTACCTGATGGGCGGCATGATGGTGGTGCCGGGCGGCGACTACCGGCAGCTGCTGCTCCCGGGCATGTTGACCATGACCATGCTGTCCGGGATCGGCAGCACGATGATCGCCGTCGTCACCGACACGCAGCGCGGGATCACCGACCGGTTCCGCTCGATGCCGATGACGCCGTCGGCCGTGCTCGTCGGGAGGGCCGCCGCCGATCTCACGATCTCTGCGATCGGGCTGGTCGTGCTGATGCTCGCGGGTCTCGCGATCGGCTGGCGCATCAGCGGGGGGCCACTCGCTGTGGTCGCCGCCGTCGGGCTGCTCCTGCTGTTGCGGTTCGCGATGCTGTGGATCGGCATCTACCTGGGCCTGATCGCGCGCGGCAGTGGGCCGGTCACCGCGGCTCAGGCCCTCGAGTTCCCGGTGGCGTTCCTGTCCGGGGTGTTCTTCGCACCCGCCGCCATGCCCGCCGTGGTCTCGACGATCGCCGAGTGGCACCCGCTGACCGCAACCGCGGCAGCTACCCGAGAGCTGTTCGGCAACCCCGGGTGGGGCGGCGACTCATGGGTCGCCCAGCACCCCGTCCTCATGGCCGTCGTCTGGCCGCTCGTGATCATCACGGTCTTCGGGCCGCTTTCCGTCCACCGCTATCGAGAGATGAGCCGATGACCACCCAGAACCCCACCCCGCCGCGCTGGCTCAAGCCGATGAACAAGGTCTTCCTCGCGCTGCGGCGCGCCGGCCTCGGCATGAAGGAGCTGCCCGTGCTCACGGTGCCGGGTCGCAAGAGCGGCAAGCCGCGCAGCACACCGCTCTCGGTGCTGCGGCACGAGGGACAGCGCTACCTGCTGGAGGGCTTTCCCGGCGCCGACTGGGCGCGCAACGTCCGGGCCGCGGACGGTCGCGCCATGCTGAGCACGGGCAAGCGCCGCGAGCAGGTTCGGCTCGTCGAGCTGGATCCGCAGGACGCGCTCCCGGTGCTGCGGCTGTGGCCGGTGCGTCTCGCCGACGGCGCGAAGATCATGGCCGACGCCGGGGTGGTTGAGGCCGTGACGCCAGAGGCGTTCGAGGCGGTCGTCGGCCGGTGCGGGGTGTTCCGTGTCGAGGCCGCATGAGGGAAACCGGTCAGGAAGCGTCCGCTTTCCCGGCTAGCGTAGCCAGAGACGCATTTCGGTCGACGGCATCTACTTGATGTCGCTGTTCTGCCGTCACCGTTCGATCCGGCGCGTCGTATGCGTATCTCCCGCGAGAACCCCGAGGGTGTGCCCTCTGCCAGCAACAACGGCAGCGTGGAGAAGACCACCGCGCCCTAATGGTCAAGTGCTCACCCGCCGCGATGCGCCGCGGGGGCATGTAATCCCATCAGCGGTCCCGGCCTCCTCACGACCAGCGGGCACACGGTCGGAGCGTAGAGCTCCACGCCCGGAGGCCGGGAGTGCTGACCCGCTGGCCGCTAGCAGAGGCGAGCCTGGCACAACCAAGCCCGACAGGACCCATTAGAGCGCCGGCCGGACCCGTTCGGCGAACTCCCGCATCACGTCTCGGGCGGTGGCCAGCGGGCTCTGCAGCGCCAGCTCGGTCACGCCGGCCTGTTCGGCCTCCCGGATCTGCTCTACGACCTCGTCGACGGTGCCCACGATCGTGACCGCCCGGACGGCATCCTCGGTCAGAAACCGGCGCTCGGCGGCGGGCAGCCAGGTGGCGTGGCCGTCGTGCAGTTCGAGGTAGCGGCGGTCCTCGGGGGTCTCCATCCCGGCGACGTGCGCGCAGTACTCCTCCCAGAAGGGTCGGAAGGGCGGGGAACGGCGTCCTCGTCCTCCCGGATCGACCACATCTCGTAGGCGAAGTGAATCGCGGCGCCCACCCAGGAGTCGGTCATCGCGAGCACGCGCGACGCGGTCGCCGACTCGCCCTCCGCCAGCACGACGACGTTCGTCATCGACGTCGTCGTGAAGCCCGTAGGAAGGGCGCGGCCCGACCGGGTGGCGCCCTCGGCCACCAGGTCCGTGACGCCCTTGACCTCGTCCGGGTGGGTCACGGCGATCGTCACGACACCGTCGCCCTCAGCGCCCGCGAGGCGCAGCGCACGCGGGCCGTTGGCGCCCACGACGACCGGGATGGGGTGGTCGAGGGCGACGAACCCATGGTCGCGGTTCAGGAAGCGGGTGTGCGCGCCTCCGCCGAGGTCCACCTCCTCGCCGGCGAGCAGGCCGCGCACCGTGCGAACGTAGGTCCTGAACTCACCGACGGGCATGGGCTTGCGGCCCATGACCCGCATCGACGTATGGCCCGTGCCGATACCGAGGAAGGTCCGGCCCGGCGCCAGCTTCGCCACCGACGCGATGGAGTGGGCCGTGACGGGTGCGA is a window of Pseudonocardia sp. T1-2H DNA encoding:
- a CDS encoding class I SAM-dependent methyltransferase: MRLEIGAGEKPHPDYDLHVDLLALPDIEVRCRIDRLPFRTGSLDALRANHVLEHQSYELIDQTLREWARVLKPGAAVDIGVPDAKFVAAQWVAGEIDTAEANHWILGGHSERAAHQGVDGHGVPLWIWNAHHTMFDPDSLRAAVEPHLIVREIFTYDIRNLRCYARKP
- a CDS encoding acyltransferase, with the translated sequence MRLRDRLIAGVLRGPIGALVAEQLAAQVEQLKLDALYRPRWHGDRSRLHLSDTAVVNNALFNLSGGTITVGEYAFFGHDVAVLTGTHDIEKFGRERQLTFPRSGRDVVIGDGVWLASHVLVLGPVTIGEHAVVAAGSLVRGDVEPYTVVAGRPAEPIDTITPPGR
- a CDS encoding glycosyltransferase, which encodes MLQPTRAIARKNIAVGLALTAALGGTFWLTGPAEDGYQRELDALLQASPVPVRRRLPAGVTMACAYAACDAVVLPSSWEGFGLPLIESALHRRPIAVGDFPVARELAEYGFRWFCATDPESLRAWLADPDPGLLDHNEAIAREHFGMDALRRRLGLLLSGAPMCHHPGSAFDRGNGACDCVTG
- a CDS encoding PadR family transcriptional regulator yields the protein MSATRLLVLGIVRGYGRAHGYRIGNDLLSWGADEWANVKWGSIYHALHSLTEAGYLRDFNDMPGRTEYELTERGEAEYMKLLRDALRRPQPRPDALGAALAMLPSLSRDEAIALLRERLGALETARDKARAQVDALVDPPHVRELFGMWEHSAASSAEWTRGVIERIEGGAYPMTGEPRSPGKPGSWDALKFPPYPPR
- a CDS encoding ATP-binding cassette domain-containing protein; the encoded protein is MVAAVSAEALRKRYPGSDQPALDGFDLSVPPGTVHGLLGPNGAGKTTAVRILTTLLRADGGRAAIDGFDVATQGADVRRRIGLVGQYAAVDEILDGRTNLVMFGRLFHLSRADARRRADELLTRFDLADTGTRSVGRYSGGMRRRLDLAVSMILAPAVLFLDEPTTGLDPRSRAGVWGAVRALVADGTTVLLTTQYLDEADQLADRISVLAAPKGGGGRVVAEGTPDELRSRIGGDRIEVVVHHASDLPRAVALVGRVAGTTPAAEQATRRVTAPVSDRMEALTAVVHGLQHEGIDAEDLSVRRPTLDEVFLQLTTATGVAA
- a CDS encoding ABC transporter permease, which gives rise to MTVVPAPGSRLGWALTDAGTLTRRYLAHLRRQPEQLVLTIGFPIVILLIFVYLMGGMMVVPGGDYRQLLLPGMLTMTMLSGIGSTMIAVVTDTQRGITDRFRSMPMTPSAVLVGRAAADLTISAIGLVVLMLAGLAIGWRISGGPLAVVAAVGLLLLLRFAMLWIGIYLGLIARGSGPVTAAQALEFPVAFLSGVFFAPAAMPAVVSTIAEWHPLTATAAATRELFGNPGWGGDSWVAQHPVLMAVVWPLVIITVFGPLSVHRYREMSR
- a CDS encoding nitroreductase/quinone reductase family protein, which translates into the protein MTTQNPTPPRWLKPMNKVFLALRRAGLGMKELPVLTVPGRKSGKPRSTPLSVLRHEGQRYLLEGFPGADWARNVRAADGRAMLSTGKRREQVRLVELDPQDALPVLRLWPVRLADGAKIMADAGVVEAVTPEAFEAVVGRCGVFRVEAA
- a CDS encoding LLM class flavin-dependent oxidoreductase, producing the protein MRFGVVLAPRIDDWEVFRYAEELGFDSAWACDSQMLWSDCYATLALAAAHTERIALGPGVAAAGTRLAPVTAHSIASVAKLAPGRTFLGIGTGHTSMRVMGRKPMPVGEFRTYVRTVRGLLAGEEVDLGGGAHTRFLNRDHGFVALDHPIPVVVGANGPRALRLAGAEGDGVVTIAVTHPDEVKGVTDLVAEGATRSGRALPTGFTTTSMTNVVVLAEGESATASRVLAMTDSWVGAAIHFAYEMWSIREDEDAVPRPSDPSGRSTARTSPGWRPPRTAATSNCTTATPPGCPPPSAGF